The Megachile rotundata isolate GNS110a chromosome 11, iyMegRotu1, whole genome shotgun sequence genome includes a region encoding these proteins:
- the LOC105663520 gene encoding uncharacterized protein LOC105663520 translates to MKFNKDKMKFNKDNMKFNKKDNMKFNKKDNMKFNKKYNMKFNKKDNMKFNKKDNMKFNKKYNMKFNKKDNMKLNKKDNMKFNKEDNMKFNKKYNMKFNKKYNMKFNKKYNMKFNKKYKMKFNKKDNMKF, encoded by the coding sequence ATGAAGTTTAATAAGGACAAGATGAAGTTTAACAAGGACAACATGAAGTTTAACAAAAAGGACAACATGAAGTTTAACAAGAAGGACAACATGAAGTTTAACAAGAAGTACAACATGAAGTTTAACAAGAAAGACAACATGAAGTTTAACAAAAAGGACAACATGAAGTTTAACAAGAAGTACAACATGAAGTTTAACAAGAAGGACAACATGAAGCTTAACAAAAAGGACAACATGAAGTTTAACAAGGAAGACAACATGAAGTTTAACAAGAAGTACAACATGAAGTTTAACAAGAAGTACAACATGAAGTTTAACAAGAAGTACAACATGAAGTTTAACAAGAAGTACAAAATGAAGTTTAACAAGAAGGACAACATGAAGTTTTAG
- the Ino80 gene encoding chromatin-remodeling ATPase INO80 isoform X2, translating into MTDRARTMRLEAEMAAPLHLQRLERSLNVQPFLRQINELFQDPASEDDKSVSSESSEGSDNYLDNVLIRKEEERINKLRLYNMSSVGEERRWLQDILLSDSSDSSASGSDTDSPITEEDFQEMLKFHILRKKYQARFYQKPENIQYQYYSAGLLSSYDRFLEHQKLIVGNKKKKEKKPEKKVIKIKKEKLPRHRPSEDYLEGEYPEEEWDRTIPKEEELDEAELEAIMRHQPRPRGRKKHNNKSPEVMAMRRRKIWVMMSKKELGKVQRAKTNNHKEMLISCKKVAQHCMRHWRQKAMQSQRNMKETIWKAKRLTREMQAYWKRYDRVERETRRRLEKEAEEQRKMDVELIEAKRQQRKLNFLITQTELYAHFMSRKLGKASPEEQLRILNQLDEEKNPRLVGIDDYDSEVMKQKAKKNATEAFDNEKARAKQFDTATASQELRLSDTPENLEHPQPSIFKGNLKGYQLKGMNWLANLYDQGISGILADEMGLGKTVQSIAFLCHVAERYSVWGPFLIISPASTLHNWQQEMARFVPMFKVVPYWGNPQERKILRQFWDTKDLHTKEASFHVVITSYQLVITDYKYFNRIKWQYMILDEAQAIKSTSSMRWKLLLGFSCRNRLLLSGTPIQNSMAELWALLHFIMPTLFDSHDEFNEWFSKDIESHAENKTGIDEKHLSRLHMILKPFMLRRIKKDVENELSDKIEVMVYCPLTTRQKLLYSALKKKIRIEDLLHYTVGGGDTATNDKNFTSNLMNLVMQFRKVCNHPELFERRDAKSPLFMRTECYEMPALLYIEGLLHLSLPSKDHLLYNKLFIFATEHIHRTLHDGSADFSQNFFSFSRFINLSPMEINQIFIVGILFRLCLATIMERKIKMMHYWEDWNADERTEIPRNEMILLPRRVNSSSRSLQNLIFTRKIIEGEPVYTHTTHVIHSMPETVAHRILRSSKKAANQLLKRILPSTKAEQEESKVTLLPEHPHLPRPPIMRYCQQTTIPSFICDTYPKVQASPRKLYVSNSSAACAWRRHEECGGNFGQRLLWFGCEQALSTSSSRESSHSRVAQTIPTFSVEPYGGISACTPINGWSNIIVPDKQTLVTDAGKLSVLDSLLRRLKEQGHRVLIYSQMTKMIDLLEEYMYHRKHTFMRLDGSSKISDRRDMVADFQKRADIFVFLLSTRAGGLGINLTAADTVIFYDSDWNPTVDQQAMDRAHRLGQTKQVTVYRLICKGTIEERILQRAREKSEIQRMVISGGNFKPDTLKPKEVVSLLLDDEEIEAKYSQRSEERKQHAEDVRLELNLYHKERDRKRKLTALPVKGDAKKPCLSDANGDKIGDGFQSNSNENSQSGIQPYHLNNHQQILDSTDDYSVPTSPVKSEDETSNDGLVVDVDGPVGATSSDTRQSRISQFGEAGKVNRLEHHMPFSSGTGVRMRPNVRGTSKRGRPRGSRRGGPVGGKGRGLLLLHPSKGLSDPQSPSSLSPTSSSIANEQTFQHGIQGTSGPAEGDGPSTVGPLGPVGTLGAMSGRGAPPTIRRGPGRPRLRPTGPGHQGYRTPGHHQGRKVQRPLPVPLRSQQTIASMNQQKSAQRPSGSGSLISSSNMNASSSSFSSSTLESRPFGFYMQQQQQQQQQQQQPRGSS; encoded by the exons ATGACAGATAGGGCACGCACGATGAGATTAGAAGCAGAAATGGCTGCTCCTTTGCACCTGCAAAGATTGGAGCGTAGCCTTAATGTACAGCCCTTTCTAAGACAGATTAACGAACTGTTTCAAGATCCAGCTAG CGAGGATGATAAATCTGTATCTTCAGAATCTTCAGAAGGATCAGACAATTATCTCGATAATGTTCTGATTCGTAAAGAAG aggagagaataaataaattgagaCTATACAACATGTCAAGTGTGGGAGAGGAACGTAGATGGTTGCAGGATATTCTATTGAGTGATTCATCTGATAGTTCAGCTTCAGGATCTGATACAGATAGTCCTATAACAGAAGAAGATTTTCAAGAAATGTTAAAGTTTCATATACTTAGGAAAAAGTACCAAGCTCGTTTTTATCAGAAACCAGAG aaCATTCAGTACCAATATTATAGTGCTGGGTTATTGTCAAGTTATGACAGATTTTTAGAACATCAGAAATTAATAGTtggaaataaaaagaagaaagaaaagaagccagagaaaaaagtgataaaaataaaaaaggaaaaacttCCCCGCCATAGACCATCAGAAGATTACCTT GAAGGTGAATATCCAGAAGAAGAATGGGATCGTACTATTCCCAAAGAAGAGGAATTAGATGAAGCTGAATTGGAAGCAATAATGCGTCATCAACCTCGACCACGCGGAAGGAAGAAGCATAACAATAAAAGTCCTGAAGTAATGGCAATGAGAAGACGAAAAATTTGGGTAATGATGTCTAAAAAGGAACTGGGAAAAGTACAAAGAGCAAAAACTAATAATCATAAGGAAATGTTAATTAGTTGTAAGAAAGTAGCACAGCACTGCATGAGACATTGGAGACAAAAGGCTATGCAA TCACAGAGAAACATGAAAGAGACTATCTGGAAAGCAAAACGTCTAACAAGAGAAATGCAAGCCTATTGGAAACGTTACGACCGAGTCGAACGTGAAACAAGGAGAAGATTAGAAAAAGAAGCTGAAGAGCAGAGAAAAATGGATGTCGAGTTGATTGAG GCAAAACGGCAACAAAGAAAGTTAAACTTTCTTATAACTCAAACTGAATTGTATGCTCATTTTATGTCCCGAAAATTAGGAAAGGCTTCGCCCGAAGAACAGTTGAGAATTTTAAATCAGCTAGACGAGGAAAAAAATCCGAGACTTGTTGGGATCGATGATTATGACag TGAAGTCATGAAACAGAAAGCGAAAAAGAATGCTACTGAAGCATTTGACAATGAAAAAGCTAGGGCAAAACAGTTTGATACCGCAACAGCATCTCAAGAGTTACGACTTAGCGATACCCCTGAAAATCTGGAACATCCGCAGCCCTCGATTTTTAAAGGAAATCTTAAAGGATATCAATTGAAAGGAATGAATTGGTTAGCTAATTTGTATGATCAG GGTATTAGTGGAATTTTGGCAGATGAAATGGGTTTAGGAAAAACTGTACAATCTATAGCGTTTTTGTGTCATGTTGCTGAAAGATATT CTGTGTGGGGACCATTTTTAATCATATCGCCTGCTTCGACGTTACACAATTGGCAACAGGAAATGGCACGATTTGTACCAATGTTCAAAGTGGTTCCATATTGGGGTAATCCACAGGAACGGAAAATATTGAGACAATTTTGGGACACTAAAGATTTACATACAAAAGAAGCTTCATTTCACGTTGTGATAACCAGTTATCAATTAGTTATTACCGATTATAAGTATTTTAACAGAATAAAGTGGCAGTACATGATTTTAGACGAAGCACAAGCTATAAAAAGCACCAGCAG TATGAGATGGAAGTTATTACTTGGATTTAGTTGCCGCAATAGATTGTTACTTAGCGGTACACCTATTCAGAACAGTATGGCAGAGTTATGGGCattgttacattttataatgCCTACTTTATTCGATTCTCACGATGAATTCAATGAATGGTTTTCCAAAGATATCGAGAGCCATGCAGAAAACAAAACGGGGATCGATGAAA agcATTTATCGAGATTGCATATGATTCTGAAACCCTTCATGTTACGAAGAATAAAGAAGGATGTGGAAAATGAATTATCGGACAAAATCGAAGTAATGGTGTATTGTCCGCTCACCACTCGTCAAAAGCTACTTTATTCGG CATTGAAGAAGAAAATTAGGATAGAAGATTTATTACATTATACAGTGGGCGGCGGTGATACTGcaacaaatgataaaaatttcacATCAAATCTTATGAATCTAGTCATGCAATTCCGAAAG GTTTGCAATCATCCAGAACTGTTCGAACGCAGAGATGCTAAATCTCCATTATTCATGCGTACAGAATGTTACGAAATGCCCGCATTGTTATATATAGAGGGACTCTTGCACCTCTCGTTGCCATCCAAAGATCACTTGTTGTACAATAAGTTATTTATATTTGCTACGGAACACATACATCGAACTCTTCACGATGGCAGCGCAGATTTCTCTCAAAATTTCTTCTCTTTCAGTCGATTTATTAACTTATCTCCAATggaaataaatcaaatatttatcgtTGGTATATTATTCAG ATTATGTCTTGCGACTATAATGGAAAGAAAGATAAAGATGATGCATTATTGGGAAGATTGGAACGCCGACGAGAGAACAGAAATACCTAGAAATGAAATGATTCTTCTACCTAGGAGGGTTAACAGCTCGTCACGATCGTTGCAGAATTTAATATTCACGCGAAAGATAATCGAGGGAGAACCTGTATATACTCATACGACACATGTCATTCATTCAATGCCTGAAACGGTTGCCCATCGAATTCTGCGTAGTAGTAAAAAAGCAGCTAATCAATTATTGAAG AGGATACTTCCTTCTACCAAAGCAGAACAAGAAGAGTCAAAAGTTACTTTGTTACCAGAACATCCTCACCTTCCCAGACCACCGATAATGCGATACTGTCAACAAACTACCATTCCATCTTTTATTTGCGATACTTATCCTAAG GTTCAAGCTAGTCCGCGAAAACTGTATGTTAGTAATAGTTCTGCAGCGTGTGCGTGGAGGAGACACGAAGAATGCGGCGGAAACTTTGGTCAACGACTTCTTTGGTTCGGTTGTGAACAAGCTCTCTCTACTTCATCGTCACGAGAGAGCTCTCATTCTCGTGTAGCACAGACAATACCAACATTTTCCGTCGAACCATACGGTGGAATATCTGCATGTACACCGATTAATGGCTGGTCAAATATTATCGTACCgg ATAAGCAAACCTTAGTGACGGATGCAGGAAAATTGTCAGTATTGGACAGTCTTTTGCGTCGCCTCAAAGAACAAGGTCATCGAGTTCTCATTTATTCTCAGATGACAAAGATGATTGATCTATTAGAG GAATATATGTATCATAGGAAACACACTTTCATGAGATTAGACGGTTCTTCTAAAATCTCAGATCGACGTGACATGGTCGCAGATTTTCAGAAACG GGCGGATATTTTTGTCTTTCTATTGAGCACCCGAGCTGGAGGACTGGGAATAAATCTCACTGCTGCGGACACG GTAATATTCTATGACAGTGATTGGAATCCAACGGTGGATCAGCAAGCTATGGATCGCGCTCACAGGCTAGGACAAACGAAGCAGGTTACGGTGTATCGATTGATCTGCAAAGGAACTATCGAGGAGAGGATACTGCAGCGTGCTCGAGAAAAGAGCGAG ATACAACGTATGGTAATTAGCGGTGGAAACTTTAAACCAGATACATTGAAGCCTAAGGAAGTTGTTTCCCTGTTGTTGGATGATGAAGAGATTGAAGCCAAAT ATAGCCAACGGAGCGAGGAGAGAAAGCAGCATGCTGAGGATGTCCGACTCGAGTTGAACCTATACCATAAGGAGAGGGACCGGAAGAGGAAGTTAACCGCGCTTCCGGTCAAG GGTGACGCGAAGAAGCCCTGCTTGTCTGACGCGAACGGTGATAAGATCGGTGACGGATTTCAGTCCAATTCCAACGAGAACAGTCAAAGTGGTATTCAGCCCTATCACCTCAACAATCATCAACAAATCCTTGATAGCACAGATGACTACAGTGTACCAACAAGTCCAGTTAAATCAGAG GACGAGACAAGTAACGACGGACTCGTGGTCGACGTCGATGGACCCGTAGGAGCAACCTCGAGTGACACTCGACAATCACGAATTAGCCAATTTGGAGAAGCTGGGAAGGTCAATCGTCTGGAGCATCACATGCCCTTCAGCAGTGGAACTGGAGTTCGAATGAGACCTAACGTTCGCGGTACTAGTAAAAGAGGCAGACCTCGTGGGTCTCGTCGAGGAGGTCCTGTTGGAGGAAAGGGTAGAGGTCTACTCTTGCTTCATCCTTCAAAGGGTCTTAGCGATCCTCAGTCACCGTCATCTTTGTCTCCGACCAGCAGTAGTATAGCCAATGAACAAACTTTTCAACACG GGATACAAGGGACATCCGGTCCAGCAGAAGGCGACGGTCCCAGCACGGTGGGTCCTCTAGGACCCGTAGGCACTCTAGGCGCTATGTCAGGCAGGGGAGCTCCTCCGACGATTCGGAGAGGTCCCGGCAGACCCCGCCTGAGGCCAACCGGTCCAGGCCACCAAGGGTACCGTACCCCGGGTCATCATCAAGGCAGGAAAGTCCAACGACCGCTTCCGGTTCCTCTACGATCTCAACAAACCATAGCGTCGATGAATCAACAGAAGTCCGCGCAGCGTCCCTCAGGATCGGGCTCCTTAATATCCTCGTCCAATATGAACGCATCTTCCTCGTCGTTCTCTTCGTCTACCCTCGAATCTCGCCCCTTCGGATTTTACatgcagcagcagcaacagcaacaacagcagcagcaacagccacGCGGTTCGTCCTAG
- the Ino80 gene encoding chromatin-remodeling ATPase INO80 isoform X1: protein MTDRARTMRLEAEMAAPLHLQRLERSLNVQPFLRQINELFQDPASEDDKSVSSESSEGSDNYLDNVLIRKEEERINKLRLYNMSSVGEERRWLQDILLSDSSDSSASGSDTDSPITEEDFQEMLKFHILRKKYQARFYQKPENIQYQYYSAGLLSSYDRFLEHQKLIVGNKKKKEKKPEKKVIKIKKEKLPRHRPSEDYLEGEYPEEEWDRTIPKEEELDEAELEAIMRHQPRPRGRKKHNNKSPEVMAMRRRKIWVMMSKKELGKVQRAKTNNHKEMLISCKKVAQHCMRHWRQKAMQSQRNMKETIWKAKRLTREMQAYWKRYDRVERETRRRLEKEAEEQRKMDVELIEAKRQQRKLNFLITQTELYAHFMSRKLGKASPEEQLRILNQLDEEKNPRLVGIDDYDSEVMKQKAKKNATEAFDNEKARAKQFDTATASQELRLSDTPENLEHPQPSIFKGNLKGYQLKGMNWLANLYDQGISGILADEMGLGKTVQSIAFLCHVAERYSVWGPFLIISPASTLHNWQQEMARFVPMFKVVPYWGNPQERKILRQFWDTKDLHTKEASFHVVITSYQLVITDYKYFNRIKWQYMILDEAQAIKSTSSMRWKLLLGFSCRNRLLLSGTPIQNSMAELWALLHFIMPTLFDSHDEFNEWFSKDIESHAENKTGIDEKHLSRLHMILKPFMLRRIKKDVENELSDKIEVMVYCPLTTRQKLLYSALKKKIRIEDLLHYTVGGGDTATNDKNFTSNLMNLVMQFRKVCNHPELFERRDAKSPLFMRTECYEMPALLYIEGLLHLSLPSKDHLLYNKLFIFATEHIHRTLHDGSADFSQNFFSFSRFINLSPMEINQIFIVGILFRLCLATIMERKIKMMHYWEDWNADERTEIPRNEMILLPRRVNSSSRSLQNLIFTRKIIEGEPVYTHTTHVIHSMPETVAHRILRSSKKAANQLLKVEDNLKIFFVLFNEASIYLLCVSQRILPSTKAEQEESKVTLLPEHPHLPRPPIMRYCQQTTIPSFICDTYPKVQASPRKLYVSNSSAACAWRRHEECGGNFGQRLLWFGCEQALSTSSSRESSHSRVAQTIPTFSVEPYGGISACTPINGWSNIIVPDKQTLVTDAGKLSVLDSLLRRLKEQGHRVLIYSQMTKMIDLLEEYMYHRKHTFMRLDGSSKISDRRDMVADFQKRADIFVFLLSTRAGGLGINLTAADTVIFYDSDWNPTVDQQAMDRAHRLGQTKQVTVYRLICKGTIEERILQRAREKSEIQRMVISGGNFKPDTLKPKEVVSLLLDDEEIEAKYSQRSEERKQHAEDVRLELNLYHKERDRKRKLTALPVKGDAKKPCLSDANGDKIGDGFQSNSNENSQSGIQPYHLNNHQQILDSTDDYSVPTSPVKSEDETSNDGLVVDVDGPVGATSSDTRQSRISQFGEAGKVNRLEHHMPFSSGTGVRMRPNVRGTSKRGRPRGSRRGGPVGGKGRGLLLLHPSKGLSDPQSPSSLSPTSSSIANEQTFQHGIQGTSGPAEGDGPSTVGPLGPVGTLGAMSGRGAPPTIRRGPGRPRLRPTGPGHQGYRTPGHHQGRKVQRPLPVPLRSQQTIASMNQQKSAQRPSGSGSLISSSNMNASSSSFSSSTLESRPFGFYMQQQQQQQQQQQQPRGSS, encoded by the exons ATGACAGATAGGGCACGCACGATGAGATTAGAAGCAGAAATGGCTGCTCCTTTGCACCTGCAAAGATTGGAGCGTAGCCTTAATGTACAGCCCTTTCTAAGACAGATTAACGAACTGTTTCAAGATCCAGCTAG CGAGGATGATAAATCTGTATCTTCAGAATCTTCAGAAGGATCAGACAATTATCTCGATAATGTTCTGATTCGTAAAGAAG aggagagaataaataaattgagaCTATACAACATGTCAAGTGTGGGAGAGGAACGTAGATGGTTGCAGGATATTCTATTGAGTGATTCATCTGATAGTTCAGCTTCAGGATCTGATACAGATAGTCCTATAACAGAAGAAGATTTTCAAGAAATGTTAAAGTTTCATATACTTAGGAAAAAGTACCAAGCTCGTTTTTATCAGAAACCAGAG aaCATTCAGTACCAATATTATAGTGCTGGGTTATTGTCAAGTTATGACAGATTTTTAGAACATCAGAAATTAATAGTtggaaataaaaagaagaaagaaaagaagccagagaaaaaagtgataaaaataaaaaaggaaaaacttCCCCGCCATAGACCATCAGAAGATTACCTT GAAGGTGAATATCCAGAAGAAGAATGGGATCGTACTATTCCCAAAGAAGAGGAATTAGATGAAGCTGAATTGGAAGCAATAATGCGTCATCAACCTCGACCACGCGGAAGGAAGAAGCATAACAATAAAAGTCCTGAAGTAATGGCAATGAGAAGACGAAAAATTTGGGTAATGATGTCTAAAAAGGAACTGGGAAAAGTACAAAGAGCAAAAACTAATAATCATAAGGAAATGTTAATTAGTTGTAAGAAAGTAGCACAGCACTGCATGAGACATTGGAGACAAAAGGCTATGCAA TCACAGAGAAACATGAAAGAGACTATCTGGAAAGCAAAACGTCTAACAAGAGAAATGCAAGCCTATTGGAAACGTTACGACCGAGTCGAACGTGAAACAAGGAGAAGATTAGAAAAAGAAGCTGAAGAGCAGAGAAAAATGGATGTCGAGTTGATTGAG GCAAAACGGCAACAAAGAAAGTTAAACTTTCTTATAACTCAAACTGAATTGTATGCTCATTTTATGTCCCGAAAATTAGGAAAGGCTTCGCCCGAAGAACAGTTGAGAATTTTAAATCAGCTAGACGAGGAAAAAAATCCGAGACTTGTTGGGATCGATGATTATGACag TGAAGTCATGAAACAGAAAGCGAAAAAGAATGCTACTGAAGCATTTGACAATGAAAAAGCTAGGGCAAAACAGTTTGATACCGCAACAGCATCTCAAGAGTTACGACTTAGCGATACCCCTGAAAATCTGGAACATCCGCAGCCCTCGATTTTTAAAGGAAATCTTAAAGGATATCAATTGAAAGGAATGAATTGGTTAGCTAATTTGTATGATCAG GGTATTAGTGGAATTTTGGCAGATGAAATGGGTTTAGGAAAAACTGTACAATCTATAGCGTTTTTGTGTCATGTTGCTGAAAGATATT CTGTGTGGGGACCATTTTTAATCATATCGCCTGCTTCGACGTTACACAATTGGCAACAGGAAATGGCACGATTTGTACCAATGTTCAAAGTGGTTCCATATTGGGGTAATCCACAGGAACGGAAAATATTGAGACAATTTTGGGACACTAAAGATTTACATACAAAAGAAGCTTCATTTCACGTTGTGATAACCAGTTATCAATTAGTTATTACCGATTATAAGTATTTTAACAGAATAAAGTGGCAGTACATGATTTTAGACGAAGCACAAGCTATAAAAAGCACCAGCAG TATGAGATGGAAGTTATTACTTGGATTTAGTTGCCGCAATAGATTGTTACTTAGCGGTACACCTATTCAGAACAGTATGGCAGAGTTATGGGCattgttacattttataatgCCTACTTTATTCGATTCTCACGATGAATTCAATGAATGGTTTTCCAAAGATATCGAGAGCCATGCAGAAAACAAAACGGGGATCGATGAAA agcATTTATCGAGATTGCATATGATTCTGAAACCCTTCATGTTACGAAGAATAAAGAAGGATGTGGAAAATGAATTATCGGACAAAATCGAAGTAATGGTGTATTGTCCGCTCACCACTCGTCAAAAGCTACTTTATTCGG CATTGAAGAAGAAAATTAGGATAGAAGATTTATTACATTATACAGTGGGCGGCGGTGATACTGcaacaaatgataaaaatttcacATCAAATCTTATGAATCTAGTCATGCAATTCCGAAAG GTTTGCAATCATCCAGAACTGTTCGAACGCAGAGATGCTAAATCTCCATTATTCATGCGTACAGAATGTTACGAAATGCCCGCATTGTTATATATAGAGGGACTCTTGCACCTCTCGTTGCCATCCAAAGATCACTTGTTGTACAATAAGTTATTTATATTTGCTACGGAACACATACATCGAACTCTTCACGATGGCAGCGCAGATTTCTCTCAAAATTTCTTCTCTTTCAGTCGATTTATTAACTTATCTCCAATggaaataaatcaaatatttatcgtTGGTATATTATTCAG ATTATGTCTTGCGACTATAATGGAAAGAAAGATAAAGATGATGCATTATTGGGAAGATTGGAACGCCGACGAGAGAACAGAAATACCTAGAAATGAAATGATTCTTCTACCTAGGAGGGTTAACAGCTCGTCACGATCGTTGCAGAATTTAATATTCACGCGAAAGATAATCGAGGGAGAACCTGTATATACTCATACGACACATGTCATTCATTCAATGCCTGAAACGGTTGCCCATCGAATTCTGCGTAGTAGTAAAAAAGCAGCTAATCAATTATTGAAGGTTgaggataatttaaaaatatttttcgtgtTATTTAATGAAGCATCTATATACTTGCTTTGTGTTTCGCAGAGGATACTTCCTTCTACCAAAGCAGAACAAGAAGAGTCAAAAGTTACTTTGTTACCAGAACATCCTCACCTTCCCAGACCACCGATAATGCGATACTGTCAACAAACTACCATTCCATCTTTTATTTGCGATACTTATCCTAAG GTTCAAGCTAGTCCGCGAAAACTGTATGTTAGTAATAGTTCTGCAGCGTGTGCGTGGAGGAGACACGAAGAATGCGGCGGAAACTTTGGTCAACGACTTCTTTGGTTCGGTTGTGAACAAGCTCTCTCTACTTCATCGTCACGAGAGAGCTCTCATTCTCGTGTAGCACAGACAATACCAACATTTTCCGTCGAACCATACGGTGGAATATCTGCATGTACACCGATTAATGGCTGGTCAAATATTATCGTACCgg ATAAGCAAACCTTAGTGACGGATGCAGGAAAATTGTCAGTATTGGACAGTCTTTTGCGTCGCCTCAAAGAACAAGGTCATCGAGTTCTCATTTATTCTCAGATGACAAAGATGATTGATCTATTAGAG GAATATATGTATCATAGGAAACACACTTTCATGAGATTAGACGGTTCTTCTAAAATCTCAGATCGACGTGACATGGTCGCAGATTTTCAGAAACG GGCGGATATTTTTGTCTTTCTATTGAGCACCCGAGCTGGAGGACTGGGAATAAATCTCACTGCTGCGGACACG GTAATATTCTATGACAGTGATTGGAATCCAACGGTGGATCAGCAAGCTATGGATCGCGCTCACAGGCTAGGACAAACGAAGCAGGTTACGGTGTATCGATTGATCTGCAAAGGAACTATCGAGGAGAGGATACTGCAGCGTGCTCGAGAAAAGAGCGAG ATACAACGTATGGTAATTAGCGGTGGAAACTTTAAACCAGATACATTGAAGCCTAAGGAAGTTGTTTCCCTGTTGTTGGATGATGAAGAGATTGAAGCCAAAT ATAGCCAACGGAGCGAGGAGAGAAAGCAGCATGCTGAGGATGTCCGACTCGAGTTGAACCTATACCATAAGGAGAGGGACCGGAAGAGGAAGTTAACCGCGCTTCCGGTCAAG GGTGACGCGAAGAAGCCCTGCTTGTCTGACGCGAACGGTGATAAGATCGGTGACGGATTTCAGTCCAATTCCAACGAGAACAGTCAAAGTGGTATTCAGCCCTATCACCTCAACAATCATCAACAAATCCTTGATAGCACAGATGACTACAGTGTACCAACAAGTCCAGTTAAATCAGAG GACGAGACAAGTAACGACGGACTCGTGGTCGACGTCGATGGACCCGTAGGAGCAACCTCGAGTGACACTCGACAATCACGAATTAGCCAATTTGGAGAAGCTGGGAAGGTCAATCGTCTGGAGCATCACATGCCCTTCAGCAGTGGAACTGGAGTTCGAATGAGACCTAACGTTCGCGGTACTAGTAAAAGAGGCAGACCTCGTGGGTCTCGTCGAGGAGGTCCTGTTGGAGGAAAGGGTAGAGGTCTACTCTTGCTTCATCCTTCAAAGGGTCTTAGCGATCCTCAGTCACCGTCATCTTTGTCTCCGACCAGCAGTAGTATAGCCAATGAACAAACTTTTCAACACG GGATACAAGGGACATCCGGTCCAGCAGAAGGCGACGGTCCCAGCACGGTGGGTCCTCTAGGACCCGTAGGCACTCTAGGCGCTATGTCAGGCAGGGGAGCTCCTCCGACGATTCGGAGAGGTCCCGGCAGACCCCGCCTGAGGCCAACCGGTCCAGGCCACCAAGGGTACCGTACCCCGGGTCATCATCAAGGCAGGAAAGTCCAACGACCGCTTCCGGTTCCTCTACGATCTCAACAAACCATAGCGTCGATGAATCAACAGAAGTCCGCGCAGCGTCCCTCAGGATCGGGCTCCTTAATATCCTCGTCCAATATGAACGCATCTTCCTCGTCGTTCTCTTCGTCTACCCTCGAATCTCGCCCCTTCGGATTTTACatgcagcagcagcaacagcaacaacagcagcagcaacagccacGCGGTTCGTCCTAG